CTGTAATTTTATCCCATGATTCTGAAAAAAATCCTTTATTTTTGGAAAATCCGCGAGTTTCGATACCCGAAACAGAAGCGACAAATTTTATTTTAGCCTTCAAGGGAGGACGGGGCCAGGCCAGGTCCACATCCCTCCCGTCAATGCGGGCGACCGTTATTTCTGCACATCCGGCAAAAAAAAAGAGGAATAAAGCAATGAGGACAAAAGCGATGCCGTTAATTTTCATGCCCAAACACCCTGCCCATAAGCGCTAAAACAATCTTCTTCAACAATATCAGGCCCTCTTCAATATTAGTTTAGACCATAAAAGAATGATGATAATTCACCGGAATGATCACTTTTAGTTCAATAAAAAAACTGTCTTTTCACGGAGTATAAAAATAAAATGCGTGAAAATCCTGCCTCTATCGAGCCGTTCATCTGTTGACAGCTTACTCATTAGCCGACCTGCCATGACAAGAAAGACATAAATTATCAAAGCTGTCTGCAAGTTTTCCCCTAGACAGAACAGGGTCAACGGTATGCACATTATGGCATGTAGTAGCGCAGGTGATGAGTCCTTTACCGTCAAGCGGAAGGTCGCTCACATTGCTTTTAGGCTTTATGCCTGTTAAATGGTGCGGCCACTTGCTTGCTTCATGACAATCATCGCATAATCTTACCAGGTCCGTTCGCATTGATCGTTTTGCCGACGCTTCCTTTTTTGATTGACCGGAAGATTTCAGAATATGCGCAGGAGCCCTGTGACAAACGGGGCAGTTATCACCTTTATGAGGATTAAAATCCCTCTTTACGCCAACTTCATTTAGAAAATCGGGGTTGGTAACATTGATGCCCCTGGAAACGGTGATACATCCTGCGACTAAAACCGGGAAAACAGGTAAAAACAAAAAAGCAATTCTCTTGTTATGGAACAGCATTTTAAACATAGAATTTATCTGTATTCAGAAGCTCCACCGGCTCCCTGCTCAATTATGATAGCATTTATCGGTGCAATTTATCAAAGATTTCTGCTTAACATAATTCATCAATTAAAATCTCTCTATTCCTCTCACCCGTGCATTTTCAGATCAATGTCAAAAATATGGTACGTCGCCCAGGGAATATAAACGAGTGACCAGTATCCTGCCAGAATCGTTACCATAGCGACAATGACAAGCCGGGCCATTTTTTCCCTCGTCCAGCCGTAAAAAAGCCTTAAGTGAATAATAAGACCGTAAAAAAGCCATGAAATGAGCCAGAGAATGGTTACCGGGTCCCAGACAAACCACTTGCCGTAGAGAATGGATGAATAGTAGGAACCGAGCGCAAACATGGTTGTATGAAAAATAAAACCAAGGGTCATATATTTGAAAATGAGTTCATCCAGCATCTCCGGTGAAGGGAGGTTCCCGGCAAGCAAGGCCCGGTCTTTAGCCAGATAAAAGAGAGACAAAACAAAAGCGATACAGTACGCGCCATAGGCAAGCCAGGAAAAGAGCGCATGAAGATCGACCCAGATGCTCTGTTCCGAAATAGTAAGGGGTATATGGGCGGTATTAAAAGTCAGACCATAGACAATGTGTAGTAAAGCCAGGAAAAGCATACAAGGGATAAGCAGTTCACTCTTTCTGTAGCTGTTAACAGCAAGGAAGGTGGCTGCCGCCATAAACCACGATGCGGCAAGGGTCGCCTCATAGGTGCCGAATACAGGGGGATGGCCCGCCTGATACCAGCGGATTGCAGCCGATGCAAGCTGCGCCGCAATAGCCAGTGGAAGTATCACATAGAGAATGAGCGTTCTTTTAAGATTAAGGAAGAAGGCTGTAATTGAAAAAAGATAGAGGAACGCAGCGGCAGCCAGGAAAACTATTTCAAATTCAGACATAGAAGATCTCTCTTACCTAAAAACTTTATTGCCGCTTTCTATCACCGGGCCATTAAAGAATCGTCGTATGAATTCCCTGTATAAAGCCGATTCCCCCAAAAGTGATAAAAACGAATATGATGGAAACAATGGCAAGCCAGGCCATTCTTTTTCCCTTCCATCCCAGGGTCACCCCGAGATGGATATAGATGGCATAAACAAGCCAGGTGATTAGCGACCATGTTTCTATGGGGTCCCATCCCCAGTAGCGTCCCCAGAGACCATAGGCCCATATGGCCCCGGCGCCAACCCCTACGGAGAGGGCGATAAAACCGAAGATGGCTGTCTTAACAAGCAAGTAATCCAAAATATTGAGATCGGGGAAGCGTTCATAAAAAGGGATTTCCTTTCCAGCGGCTAAAGCCCTGCTCTTCAGCAAATAGACCATACCAAGTGCCGCCATGATACAGAAAGTTCCATAGGCTATCCAGGCAAAAAGCACATGAAGTATGAGCCAGTTGCTCCTGAAAGGAGGTGAAAGGGGCTCCAGGTAGGGTTTTGACATGATGCCGTTGCCTATCATGAGCAAGATAATGGGAACAATGGCAATGCCCAGTATTTCCAGCTTTTTACTCCGCCAACGAATAGTAAAGTAGATCAGGAGAATAAACCAGGCGCCGAGCGTCGCATTTTCATAGGAACGCATGACCGGCGCATGCCCTGTCTCGACCCATCTTATGATCATGCTGATGTTGTGGGGCAAATAACCTATGAGGGCCAACCGCCAGCCCCATATAACAGGCTTCTCCTTCTTGAAGACAAATCCCCAGAGAAAGGCGATAAAGCTTGAGAAATAGATATAAAGGGCTATCCAGATAAATATGGCTTCTATGTTTGTCATGTCAACTCACCCTTGAGCGTATTTTTTGCTCCCTTCAAAAATCCCCCTAAGCCCCCTTTGGGAAAGGGGCTTTATGATGCTCTCCCCTTTGTCATTGCAACTTTACTACATTTTCCCTTAAATGTAACGGGATAATAGTCCGACCGGGTATAGATGAAGACCTTGCCTTCACCCTGCACCAGCGCCACTTCATTCCTGCAAAAAATCATCCGCCAGACAAGCCCCGTGATCATCATAAAAAATGACGCAATAATCCACCGCAAGCCCGGGTCCCTGACGATGCTGAATGCACCATTATAACTGATTTTTGGAAAAGAGAGTTTATAATCATCAAAAAACAGGGGCTGTCCCCCCTTGACTACTCCTGAATAGAGGAGCCGCTTGTTTTTTACCACCTTCACCTGGCTGGCCGGGTTATTAAGGTTCATAGACCGGTTGACGAGCATGCCTTCCGACAAAACGGCATCGGGATAAATGGAAAGCGATATTTTATAGGGAAAGCCCGGTATCTGAAACGAATCGAAGGACCCCGGTCCGAAGTTGGCAAGATTGACGGCCCCCTGGTCCGCCAATCTGCCGTTTTTGTCGCTCAAAATATAGCTTGCCGTATAATTTAGCTCCTCTATGGTAATACGGTAACCATCAATGCTTCCTGCCTTGCTAAGCCACACGGGGAATGTCTTTTCACCGGATGTAATGTCTGCCCTGAGATCGGTAAACAGGAGATGGCTTCCCCAGAAATCCGTTTTTATATCTTTTACCAGAAAAGGTGTTTTCATAAAATCCGCGCCGGGCGCCGCATGGAGTTGTGCATATTCACCATATGTGCCGGTAAACTTTTGCCCCTCAACGAGATACACCTTTCCTTCAAAACGGTACTGAAGGCTGACGTAAATGCCTGTAAGAATGAGTATAAAAGCAATATGAAACATGACATTGCCAAGTGGTGAAAATCTGCCGCCATAAGCGTAAAGCAAAAAGGGATTTTCAGCCCCTGGAGACAGTTCACCATGACGCTTCCCTTCACTAACGGTGTATAATCTTTTTTTCAGATAGGATGCAAACGCTTTGGCATTTACTGAATCCTCCGCCAGTTCCGATTTGTCTCTGAACCTTTTCAGGTCCTCAGGCGAAGCCGGGGGGGCAGGTTTTTTACAACGCCGCAAAACAGCGGGGATCCATTTAATTTCACAAATGACAAGATTAATAACAAAGAGAAGATAGAGCACTTTATAAGGCAGAAGTTTGCTCAGGTTAGCAAGCCACCAGTCAGGAACGACAAGACTGAAAGCATAAAGCAGAAGGTAATAAACAATTGCCATAACAAAGATAAAAACAGAAAGCTTACGGGAACCGAGAAAATCCCAGCTTTTTTTGATGAACTTCATGGGGCCGCCCTGCCTTCCTTTTCAGCCCGGGCCACAGACTCCATGTCTGTCACAAGCAGCCCTTTTTCACCTTTTTCAATAATATAGGCAACAGCCATCTCCTTTCGCCCCGTCTCTCCCCCTTCAGAGGTTTCAAGGACCGTCACCTTGCCTGACAAGGGAGAAAACGCCTCAACGCGAAGAATAACCAGGGACCTTACTTCACTTTTTACGGTAATATTATTCGTCAGATTATAAACCAGTTCATCATGGATGGATCGCTGCACCTCGGGGCTGGCCGGGAGTTGCCAGGCCATGCCCGGATTGGATGCGGCATGAGCGCCGGAGAGCTGTTCATTAAAGTCTTTGAGAAATCCATAAAGTTTCTCTTCAGTAAAGCTATTTTCCGCGTCAACCGCTGAAACCTTCGTCTCGTCTTTAAAAAGAGGCAAAATAAGCTTTTCATACTCGTCAATATAGGCAAAAAGGAAAAACAAAACAAGTGAACCCATAACCATATAGAGTGTTTTTTTCATTAAAAAATATTTTCCTCTTTTTTTCAGACACAGATTTTGGGATGCCCTTTTCGCTGCAAGGAGAGATCCTTGTCTCGAAATGACAGACAATTAAAACCTTTTGCCCGGGGCTTGCCGAAGCGAATCAAATCATAGCCAAATCGCCGTCCGGATATTTTCAGTCTTTCCTCATTGATAAATTATGCTTTTCCTGCCTCCCCTTTGACGTTCCGCTTCATAGTCAGAAACCTCATAGAGAGCCCGCCCACAACAAGAAAAAAAGCGACAATAAAGACAGGAATACCCTGATCTCTCTTTACGAGAAAATGGGCCCAGTATTTCAGTTCGGGAAAGCTAATATGATAGCCCATAATATTGGCCGAGCTTCCCATTTTAATGTGCTGGAATTTTGATTCCTTGCCCCATCGTTTGACTTTGACGGCAACAACAGGATTATTGGGAAGCCGGGACTTGCTGCGGGGACCTTTATCCGTCATTTCAAAGTCAGGATGAAACCTGACGTAGATCATCGTATTCTTTCCCGGCACTTCAAAGGAATCTTCCTTTCCCTTGACAACGACAAGGTTAATAAAAGCATCGACGAGTACCTCCCCTTTGTCACCCTTTACGACAAAAGCAGGAGCAAAGCCATATTTATGAAGCGTATATTGAAGGCCGTCAATTTTGAGGGGATGATTGACCTTGATAACGGTCTCAAAAGGAATGTCCCCCCTGTCGATGGTAACGCTCGCCTCATGGTCGATGGCAAATTCCCCCTGGTAAATGTTTGCATACCTTGTCATGGTAATGCTTCCTTCGGGCAGTTCAATACCGCTTTCAGGTTCCCGTAATATCCTGAGATAACCTTCCCGTCCAAGGGGAAAGCTATAACCTTCCGTAAGAAGCACCTCCCCCTCGAAGAGGGTAATTTTCGTGATCATGGCGGCAACAATAATGGTAAGGAGCCCGGCATGAAATATCATTGAGCCCCAGAAACCAGGGTCTTTTTTCTTGCGCCTTATCAACCTTTCAATGGTACAGATGAGGGTGCTGAGAAATATAAAGGCAGGCAGAACGTAAAACCAGGGGGAAGATATAATTCCCGTACCGCCAAAGGTTTTTGAAAAGTTGTAGGAAAAGGAACGCTCTTTCTGGTAAAAGAGCCGCATCTCTTCATCCATCATGTTAATATCGGGCAATTGAGATGACAATACAAGAAGCGCCGTCATGAGAACAAGCAGCGTAATCGCTACCTTTCTTGACAGAAAAAAGGAGACAATTCTTTTAGTTAATGGCGCTATCGGCATGAGGGTAATTTAGCATATCCTGGAGGATAAGAAAAGGCAGAGTCAATCTGTGAGTCACAGCCGCAGCCGGGCATACGAAAAGATGGCGCCAATCATTGCATAAAAAAATAAAAAAAGGCACAATCCCTCATCTGTTTTTTATCTGCTTTATTTCAACGCATATGACCTTGCTTTACCCACCCCCTTTGTGTACTATGACCTCAATTCCCTTCAACTACAGGCAGTGATTATGAAAACAAAGCAAATTTTACTTGTTGACGACTCCCATTTTTTCATGCAGGCCATGAAGGAATTTCTCACAAGGTCCGGCCTTGAAGTTCTCACTGCCGCCAGCGGGCGGGAGACACTTAAACTTCTCAATAATCATACTCCCCATGTTATTCTCATGGACTTTCATTTAAGTGACATAAGCGGTGATGCCTGTTGCAGGCAGATAAAGACAAACAAGGCTACCGGCAGAATTCCCCTCATCATGCTTACGACGGCGGGAAACAGTGAAAGTATTGAAATGAGCAGAAGCGCCGGCTGTGATGACTGCCTTGAAAAGCCCCTCGATAAAATGGCGCTTCTTACCAAGGTAAAGCGATACATGGAAGTGCCCACGAGGGAGCACAGGCGCGTGCCTATCTGTGTTCCTGTCAACTATAGCTGCGGCAAGGGGGAATGTGACGGCATAATCTTCTGCATCAGTGAAGGTGGCATGTTTATCAAGGGGGAAGCCATTCTCGAAAGGGGAACGAGTATCAAGATCCGTTTTGCCATTCCCGAGATTACCTCTCAACTGGAAGTTGCAGGCGTTGTGGCCTGGAATACGGATGAGAGACTGCACCAGCCCACACGGATTGCCCCCGGATTCGGCGTCAGGTTTACTGCCCTTGATGATAATGCAATTGAAGCCATAAAGCGATATGTGGGGCTGGGCGATTACCTTCTCTAGTTCAGGATAAAGCATTTACATAGTTTAGGTTTAGCGCCATGACCTAAAGCGCCACGCTTCTTCCGACGCTCGACAGCACATCACGGCATATCTGAAAAATGCCATAATCTCTCGCCTTTAAAGGAAGACAAGAGCCGCCTCATAACGACACCTGTCGACTCTCCTCTGGAATATACTGAAATGGTGAAGGTTCCCGAAGGCATCCGCTGCGCAGCTTCTGTCGCGCCATTCAGTCAAATTCTGAAAGGCTGCGCCTATACAGAAGCTTCACCTATAAGAATGTCCCGGCCATTGCTGAAAATACCCGTGGTAAAGACCGCTTCCGCTACAGGAGTGAGTTCTTGAATCTTGTCAGACTGGCGGATAATGCAGCGGCAATGGGTAAAAAATAACAATATTAATCTTTTTTTCTGTCATTAAAATAAAAAAGGCCCCCCTTTATAATGAAGGGGGGCCTTTTTTCTGTAAATGGGCTTACTGAAGAGCGCTGACAGCCCTTCTTAAAATATCTGCCCCATCAGTGGAAATATGCTTGTCAGCCTGCGCATCGATATGATTTAAAAGGGCATTTGTCCGGCCCTTTTGTGCTTGCTGCTTGAGACTGGTTGCCATTCCTTTGTTGTCAATTTCACCTATGGCATAAAGAATATCGATAAGCTCTGAAAGTGAATCAGAAGTTACTGTTATACTAAAGGTGATATTTTGTGTAATCGAGTTGCCTGCCACATCATTAGCTGTTAAGGAAAAAGTATGGCTCCCGGGCGCTAAACTGTACAGCGTCACTGCCTGACCCTGGTTAAGGGCAACGCCGTCAAGGCTTGCGGAAGAAGATAGAAGTCCGGAACCTGTATCGGAAACCATGTAATCAATAATTATTGTTTGAGAGATGGGATAATCGCTTGCTGTTGGACTAATAATTGTAAGAGCAGGGGGTATTTTATCAATATTTCCCGATACAGTATTGATGGTCCCTACATTTCCCGCATTATCAACGGCCCTGTAAGAAACAGTGAAGGCACCTTCCGAAGACAGGGTTAAAGCTGCCCTCGTTCCTGATACAACTTGCTCAACACCGCTGTTCACCCGATAGCGTATCTCTTTAACGCCGGAACCTGAATCTGCTGCAAAAATGCTAACGTTAACATCCGAAAGGTACCAGCCGGCATTTCCAGGAACACCGTTTATGAGAGCGGAGCTTGACGGGGCAATTGTGTCTTCTACGGTAATAAGAACGGTATCCCTATCCAGACTATTGCCATCTGATACCGTAAGAGTCACTTCAGTCACTCCGGCAGGAAGCGTGACCGTTGGACTGATTCCGGTAGCGGAACCTCCGGGCCATGTCCACTCATAGGTCAGATTGTCTCCCCATGAAGCAGATCCGTCAAGAAGAACGTCGGCGCCGGCTGGTGAGGTTTGCTCCACAATCTGGACGGACCCGGCGTCTGCCGTAATTTGCGGGATGCAGGCAATACCTGTATTCATCAAAATTGACAAAGTCTGGGATAATAAATTAATAACGGCGATATCCACATTCCCGTCATTGTTAAGGTCCCCCACAGACATGCCATGAATATAAATACCGCCTGTATAATACCTGTCGGCTGATAAAAAAGTCCCATCGCCGTTACCAAAGAGCACGTCAATTTTTGTAGCAGGAAAGGAGGAGGTTACAATAATGTCTCGATTACCATCACAATTCATGTCTGCTGTAGTCACCTCGTGGTGACCACCATAGATAGAAATCACTTTACGGCTTGGTTGAAAAGTGCCGTCACCATTTCCCGGAAGCAAAGAAAGCGCGTTGCCGTAAGAATTTGACGCTACTGCAATATCAATTTTTCCATCACCGTTAAAATCATCCCCGGCAGCGGCAACGCTTACAGCGCTCCCAATTGATGGGAATCTATCATAAAGATCTAATACCTGGAAGGAATAGTCGCCCTTTCCCAGCAAAATATATGGGCCATGGCCGAAATCGTTATGATTAGCGACAAAAATATCAAAATTGCCGTCACCATTGAAATCGCCGGCAGCCAAATTATTCAATCTTCGCGGTGTAATGTCAATCTGACTGTTAACGGTGAAAGTCCCATCTCCATTACCTGATAATAAACGCACTCCTGACCCGTTTCCAATCGCCAGATCTGTCTCGCCGTCATTATTAAAGTCTTCAGAAATGATAGAATGTTGCATATGGTCGCCGCTATTCATTTCTTGATGGGTAATAAATGTTCCGTCACCATTTCCAAGCAGAATAGTCAAAGCATCGGAATAAATATAGGAAATAACCGCTATATCCAGGACGCCGTCATTGCTAAAATCTTTCACAACCATGTGCCACGGACCGTAGGGAACTGTGAAGTCGGTCGTCCCTCCAAAGGTACCGTCACCCTTTCCAAGACGTACGGATACTATTCCCGAGCGCTTAAGCAGCGCCAAATCATTATTTCCATCACCATTAAAATCACCCATTTCCACATCCCGTGAATAATCGTCCAGATTGTATAAAACAGGTGGCGCAAAAATGTCGCCTGCCAGTGATGTGCTGCTAAGTAATGTCAGGATAATCACAAGCAGAAAAGGAAAAACCGGAAAAAAAACTTTTTTCTTTAAATATTTCAAATAATGTAATTTCATATCCACCCTCCTCTTATATAAAAGTTTTTAAGATAATACTTCCCCTGACCTTATCCTCAAGCGGTGACAGCCTGTTCT
Above is a window of Deltaproteobacteria bacterium DNA encoding:
- a CDS encoding cytochrome c biogenesis protein ResB, yielding MKFIKKSWDFLGSRKLSVFIFVMAIVYYLLLYAFSLVVPDWWLANLSKLLPYKVLYLLFVINLVICEIKWIPAVLRRCKKPAPPASPEDLKRFRDKSELAEDSVNAKAFASYLKKRLYTVSEGKRHGELSPGAENPFLLYAYGGRFSPLGNVMFHIAFILILTGIYVSLQYRFEGKVYLVEGQKFTGTYGEYAQLHAAPGADFMKTPFLVKDIKTDFWGSHLLFTDLRADITSGEKTFPVWLSKAGSIDGYRITIEELNYTASYILSDKNGRLADQGAVNLANFGPGSFDSFQIPGFPYKISLSIYPDAVLSEGMLVNRSMNLNNPASQVKVVKNKRLLYSGVVKGGQPLFFDDYKLSFPKISYNGAFSIVRDPGLRWIIASFFMMITGLVWRMIFCRNEVALVQGEGKVFIYTRSDYYPVTFKGKCSKVAMTKGRAS
- a CDS encoding cytochrome c biogenesis protein, with protein sequence MSEFEIVFLAAAAFLYLFSITAFFLNLKRTLILYVILPLAIAAQLASAAIRWYQAGHPPVFGTYEATLAASWFMAAATFLAVNSYRKSELLIPCMLFLALLHIVYGLTFNTAHIPLTISEQSIWVDLHALFSWLAYGAYCIAFVLSLFYLAKDRALLAGNLPSPEMLDELIFKYMTLGFIFHTTMFALGSYYSSILYGKWFVWDPVTILWLISWLFYGLIIHLRLFYGWTREKMARLVIVAMVTILAGYWSLVYIPWATYHIFDIDLKMHG
- a CDS encoding FG-GAP-like repeat-containing protein, whose product is MKLHYLKYLKKKVFFPVFPFLLVIILTLLSSTSLAGDIFAPPVLYNLDDYSRDVEMGDFNGDGNNDLALLKRSGIVSVRLGKGDGTFGGTTDFTVPYGPWHMVVKDFSNDGVLDIAVISYIYSDALTILLGNGDGTFITHQEMNSGDHMQHSIISEDFNNDGETDLAIGNGSGVRLLSGNGDGTFTVNSQIDITPRRLNNLAAGDFNGDGNFDIFVANHNDFGHGPYILLGKGDYSFQVLDLYDRFPSIGSAVSVAAAGDDFNGDGKIDIAVASNSYGNALSLLPGNGDGTFQPSRKVISIYGGHHEVTTADMNCDGNRDIIVTSSFPATKIDVLFGNGDGTFLSADRYYTGGIYIHGMSVGDLNNDGNVDIAVINLLSQTLSILMNTGIACIPQITADAGSVQIVEQTSPAGADVLLDGSASWGDNLTYEWTWPGGSATGISPTVTLPAGVTEVTLTVSDGNSLDRDTVLITVEDTIAPSSSALINGVPGNAGWYLSDVNVSIFAADSGSGVKEIRYRVNSGVEQVVSGTRAALTLSSEGAFTVSYRAVDNAGNVGTINTVSGNIDKIPPALTIISPTASDYPISQTIIIDYMVSDTGSGLLSSSASLDGVALNQGQAVTLYSLAPGSHTFSLTANDVAGNSITQNITFSITVTSDSLSELIDILYAIGEIDNKGMATSLKQQAQKGRTNALLNHIDAQADKHISTDGADILRRAVSALQ
- a CDS encoding cytochrome c biogenesis protein ResB, translating into MPIAPLTKRIVSFFLSRKVAITLLVLMTALLVLSSQLPDINMMDEEMRLFYQKERSFSYNFSKTFGGTGIISSPWFYVLPAFIFLSTLICTIERLIRRKKKDPGFWGSMIFHAGLLTIIVAAMITKITLFEGEVLLTEGYSFPLGREGYLRILREPESGIELPEGSITMTRYANIYQGEFAIDHEASVTIDRGDIPFETVIKVNHPLKIDGLQYTLHKYGFAPAFVVKGDKGEVLVDAFINLVVVKGKEDSFEVPGKNTMIYVRFHPDFEMTDKGPRSKSRLPNNPVVAVKVKRWGKESKFQHIKMGSSANIMGYHISFPELKYWAHFLVKRDQGIPVFIVAFFLVVGGLSMRFLTMKRNVKGEAGKA
- the ccsA gene encoding cytochrome c biogenesis protein CcsA gives rise to the protein MTNIEAIFIWIALYIYFSSFIAFLWGFVFKKEKPVIWGWRLALIGYLPHNISMIIRWVETGHAPVMRSYENATLGAWFILLIYFTIRWRSKKLEILGIAIVPIILLMIGNGIMSKPYLEPLSPPFRSNWLILHVLFAWIAYGTFCIMAALGMVYLLKSRALAAGKEIPFYERFPDLNILDYLLVKTAIFGFIALSVGVGAGAIWAYGLWGRYWGWDPIETWSLITWLVYAIYIHLGVTLGWKGKRMAWLAIVSIIFVFITFGGIGFIQGIHTTIL
- a CDS encoding response regulator, which encodes MKTKQILLVDDSHFFMQAMKEFLTRSGLEVLTAASGRETLKLLNNHTPHVILMDFHLSDISGDACCRQIKTNKATGRIPLIMLTTAGNSESIEMSRSAGCDDCLEKPLDKMALLTKVKRYMEVPTREHRRVPICVPVNYSCGKGECDGIIFCISEGGMFIKGEAILERGTSIKIRFAIPEITSQLEVAGVVAWNTDERLHQPTRIAPGFGVRFTALDDNAIEAIKRYVGLGDYLL